In Alicyclobacillus macrosporangiidus CPP55, a single window of DNA contains:
- a CDS encoding GntR family transcriptional regulator encodes MANEIVRSEPLAQQVYKVLRDGILNGRFQPGEKLVETKLAAELKTSRSPVREAIRQLCTEQLACQVDGAIRVFNPSYEDYLELYELRLTIESMAARLAASRMTETQWQRLLAVQQETAQVLQVMDAQRLVALNTEFHAEVVAACQNRRLQRVFAEVSTLIEYYCRLVLHINQMQTNVLAEHQRVLDALARRDADAAYTAMYEHIQRDTAVIERAMREAGVESTDAFQWKGKM; translated from the coding sequence GTGGCAAACGAGATCGTGCGTTCTGAACCGCTCGCCCAACAGGTGTACAAGGTGCTTCGGGACGGCATCCTCAATGGCCGGTTTCAACCCGGCGAAAAGCTGGTGGAGACCAAACTTGCCGCAGAGTTGAAGACCAGCCGCAGTCCGGTGCGCGAGGCCATTCGCCAACTGTGCACCGAACAGCTCGCGTGTCAGGTGGACGGCGCCATCCGGGTGTTCAATCCATCCTATGAGGACTATCTGGAACTGTACGAGCTGCGCCTGACCATCGAGTCGATGGCGGCTCGCTTGGCCGCGTCGCGCATGACGGAGACGCAGTGGCAGCGGCTGCTGGCCGTGCAGCAGGAGACAGCGCAGGTGCTTCAGGTGATGGACGCACAGCGGCTGGTGGCGCTCAACACGGAGTTCCACGCCGAGGTCGTCGCGGCCTGTCAAAACCGGCGGCTGCAACGGGTCTTCGCGGAAGTCTCCACGCTCATCGAGTATTACTGCCGTCTGGTCCTGCACATCAACCAGATGCAGACCAACGTCCTGGCCGAACACCAGCGGGTGCTCGACGCCTTGGCGCGACGCGACGCGGATGCTGCGTACACGGCAATGTACGAACACATCCAGCGCGACACCGCAGTGATCGAGCGGGCGATGCGTGAGGCTGGAGTGGAATCCACAGACGCATTTCAATGGAAGGGGAAGATGTGA
- the thrC gene encoding threonine synthase yields MYSDHEHPHRPWPGLLAAYRRWLPVSDQTPPLTLCEGNTPLIRSHRLSEQLRANVYFKYEGANPTGSFKDRGMVLAVAKAAEAGSQVVICASTGNTSASAAAYAARAGLKAVILIPDGYVAMGKLAQAMMYGAEVVAVRGNFDEALAIVREVAERLPVTVVNSINPFRLEGQQTAAFEICDALGRAPDHLCIPVGNAGNISAYWKGFCAYHAAGVVDNRPRMQGFEAEGAAALVRGEPVDHPETFATAIRIGRPASWHLAVAAVRESNGGIRAVSDDEIRHAYKLIAREGVFAEPASAASVAGLLQLHAQGVLQPGETVVCVLTGNGLKDPDNAIQHSDRAPLVTEASTNAVQAALERWL; encoded by the coding sequence ATGTATTCAGACCATGAGCATCCGCACCGGCCGTGGCCAGGGCTGCTGGCGGCCTACCGGCGTTGGCTCCCTGTGTCCGACCAGACGCCCCCACTGACGCTGTGCGAGGGCAATACCCCGCTGATCCGCTCCCATCGGCTCAGCGAACAGCTGCGCGCGAACGTATATTTCAAATACGAAGGTGCAAATCCCACTGGATCGTTCAAAGACCGCGGCATGGTCCTGGCGGTGGCCAAGGCGGCCGAAGCCGGCAGCCAGGTGGTGATCTGCGCGTCCACCGGGAACACCTCGGCCTCCGCTGCCGCCTACGCGGCCCGGGCGGGCTTAAAAGCGGTCATCCTCATTCCGGACGGATACGTGGCGATGGGCAAGCTGGCCCAGGCGATGATGTACGGCGCCGAGGTGGTGGCCGTGCGAGGGAACTTCGACGAGGCGCTGGCCATCGTCCGCGAGGTGGCGGAGCGGCTGCCTGTGACGGTCGTCAACTCGATCAATCCCTTCCGCCTCGAAGGCCAGCAGACCGCCGCGTTCGAGATCTGCGACGCCCTCGGCCGCGCGCCCGATCATCTGTGCATCCCGGTGGGGAACGCCGGAAACATCAGTGCTTATTGGAAGGGATTCTGTGCCTACCATGCCGCGGGCGTCGTCGACAACCGCCCGCGAATGCAGGGGTTCGAGGCGGAGGGGGCGGCTGCACTGGTGCGCGGAGAACCTGTCGATCACCCGGAGACCTTTGCCACCGCCATTCGCATTGGACGCCCCGCGTCTTGGCACCTGGCGGTCGCCGCGGTGCGGGAATCGAACGGCGGCATCCGTGCCGTCAGCGATGACGAGATCCGCCATGCGTACAAGCTCATCGCCCGGGAAGGGGTGTTCGCTGAACCGGCGTCCGCAGCATCCGTGGCCGGCCTCTTGCAACTGCACGCGCAGGGCGTCCTGCAGCCGGGCGAGACGGTGGTGTGCGTCCTGACTGGAAACGGGCTCAAAGACCCGGACAACGCCATCCAGCACAGCGATCGCGCGCCTCTGGTGACGGAGGCCAGCACGAACGCGGTGCAGGCGGCCCTGGAGCGATGGCTATGA
- the thrB gene encoding homoserine kinase — protein sequence MNAQSPVGMSTRDLPGTSASFSGAPAEAPRFRVRVPATSANLGPGFDCMGLALGLCNEMELEVRGPFSVHVEGEGAALLPRDRTNAVVQAIDRVLDLTPSADVPRDWRLRLTNGIPVAAGLGSSASAIVGGLLLANALIARYAPEHQWSRQQLLDLAVEMEGHPDNVTPALLGGAWLSVVDGRQARSFALPIPEALVFTAAVPNFPLRTEDARRVLPAAIPREDAVWNTAQAARLALALSTGQLDLLKGGFGDRLHEPYRRRLIPGCEEVRQAAMRAGAITTTLSGAGPTLLAWCDSEGTASQVADEMTLVWREFNIECYTYVLQPRRSETRVEVLAGQVPEARSAPSAAEKGVSR from the coding sequence ATGAACGCGCAGAGCCCTGTTGGGATGTCCACGCGCGACCTTCCGGGAACATCGGCCTCCTTTTCCGGGGCGCCGGCGGAGGCGCCCCGGTTCCGCGTCCGCGTGCCCGCCACCTCCGCCAATCTTGGACCGGGATTTGACTGCATGGGACTTGCGCTTGGGTTGTGCAACGAGATGGAACTGGAGGTTCGAGGCCCGTTCTCCGTCCACGTCGAGGGGGAGGGGGCGGCGCTGCTGCCCCGGGATCGGACGAACGCCGTCGTCCAGGCCATCGACCGGGTCCTGGACCTCACCCCCTCGGCAGACGTCCCGAGGGATTGGCGACTGCGTTTGACCAACGGGATCCCCGTCGCGGCGGGGCTCGGTTCCAGCGCCTCGGCCATCGTGGGCGGGCTGTTGCTCGCCAACGCGCTCATCGCGCGGTACGCGCCGGAACACCAGTGGTCCCGCCAACAACTGCTCGATCTCGCGGTCGAAATGGAGGGCCACCCGGACAACGTCACCCCGGCGTTGCTCGGGGGCGCCTGGCTCAGCGTGGTGGACGGGCGACAAGCTCGTTCCTTCGCGCTGCCCATCCCGGAGGCGTTGGTGTTCACGGCGGCGGTCCCGAACTTTCCGCTGCGGACGGAGGACGCCCGGCGCGTCCTGCCCGCCGCCATCCCGCGCGAGGACGCGGTGTGGAACACGGCCCAGGCCGCTCGACTGGCGCTGGCCCTCTCCACCGGTCAACTCGACTTGCTCAAGGGCGGGTTCGGCGACCGGCTTCATGAGCCGTACCGCCGCCGCCTCATTCCGGGGTGTGAGGAGGTCCGCCAGGCCGCCATGCGCGCAGGGGCCATCACCACCACCCTCAGCGGCGCTGGCCCCACCCTGCTCGCCTGGTGCGACAGCGAAGGGACCGCCTCCCAGGTGGCCGACGAAATGACACTGGTGTGGCGCGAGTTCAACATCGAGTGTTACACGTATGTGCTGCAACCGCGGCGATCGGAGACGCGCGTCGAGGTGCTCGCCGGACAGGTGCCGGAGGCCCGAAGCGCTCCGAGCGCGGCGGAGAAAGGGGTGTCGAGATGA
- a CDS encoding homoserine dehydrogenase, producing MIVEVGLLGCGTVGSGVVELMNRRQSKIADMTGLRPVIKKILVRQVDKPRPVELAPGLVTDKPAEVLEDPSIRIVIETIGGIEPARTYILQAIAAGKHVVTANKDLIAMHGAEILDAAERHGVDVFYEAAVGGAIPLIRPLTEQMTANEISDLLGIINGTTNYILTQMTETGADFADALAEAQRLGYAEADPSSDVDGLDAARKLAILASIAFHARVTLDDVQVAGIRSISAQDVRFADELGCVIKLLATGSDRAGVLSLHVRPALVSKQHPLAHVSGPFNALFVRGDAAGDLMFFGRGAGSLPTASSVMGDVIEVLRVIRLGVSGRVSRMYVPDKRVDPLHRAPARHYLRLTAADKPGVFAAIASIFGVHNVSMETVLQKRGQGNAADIVIVTHATEPAPLANVVRGLRALPQVEAVHNVMPVVEAPE from the coding sequence ATGATTGTCGAAGTGGGACTGCTCGGATGCGGCACGGTCGGATCGGGCGTCGTCGAACTGATGAATCGCCGGCAGAGTAAGATCGCCGACATGACCGGCTTACGGCCGGTGATCAAAAAGATCCTGGTGCGCCAGGTGGACAAGCCGCGGCCAGTCGAGCTGGCGCCCGGCCTCGTGACCGACAAACCGGCGGAGGTGCTGGAGGACCCGTCCATCCGCATCGTGATCGAGACCATCGGCGGCATTGAGCCAGCCCGGACCTATATCCTGCAGGCCATCGCCGCCGGCAAGCACGTGGTGACGGCCAACAAGGACCTCATCGCGATGCACGGAGCCGAGATCCTGGACGCAGCGGAGAGACACGGCGTGGATGTGTTCTACGAGGCGGCGGTCGGCGGCGCCATCCCACTCATCCGGCCGCTGACAGAGCAGATGACCGCCAACGAGATCAGCGACCTGCTCGGCATCATTAACGGCACGACCAACTATATCCTGACGCAGATGACGGAGACGGGAGCGGACTTCGCGGACGCCCTCGCGGAGGCGCAGCGGCTCGGCTACGCGGAGGCCGACCCGTCCAGCGATGTGGATGGCCTCGACGCGGCCCGCAAACTGGCCATCCTGGCGTCCATCGCCTTCCACGCCCGGGTCACGCTGGACGACGTTCAGGTGGCGGGCATCCGCTCCATCTCGGCGCAGGACGTGCGCTTCGCCGACGAGCTGGGCTGTGTCATCAAGCTGCTGGCCACCGGCAGCGACCGGGCTGGGGTCCTGTCCCTTCACGTGCGCCCGGCCCTGGTCAGCAAGCAGCACCCGCTGGCGCACGTGTCGGGTCCGTTCAACGCCCTGTTCGTGCGCGGGGACGCCGCAGGCGACCTGATGTTCTTCGGCCGCGGCGCCGGTTCCCTGCCGACGGCCAGCTCGGTGATGGGGGATGTCATCGAGGTGTTGCGCGTCATTCGCCTCGGCGTCTCGGGCCGCGTCTCGCGCATGTACGTGCCGGACAAACGGGTCGACCCGCTCCACCGCGCACCGGCCCGCCACTACCTGCGCCTGACGGCCGCCGACAAGCCGGGTGTGTTCGCCGCCATCGCCAGCATCTTCGGCGTCCACAACGTCAGTATGGAGACGGTGCTGCAGAAGCGTGGCCAAGGGAACGCGGCGGACATCGTGATCGTCACGCATGCGACGGAGCCAGCGCCGCTGGCCAACGTGGTCCGGGGCCTGCGCGCCCTGCCGCAGGTGGAGGCGGTCCACAACGTGATGCCGGTCGTAGAGGCGCCGGAGTGA
- the corA gene encoding magnesium/cobalt transporter CorA, whose product MRVLLYREEQVIDVPPRLPAKGEVAWIHLRQPSDDQVQRILGDLFGCHPLVIEDVLHFGQRPKLDHYAHLQRPQVFIIFFALDDPLEAKEFGLVMGQNFLITVDRAPVSELDEVERRVRENPASMASVGRLLHQIFDLCVDHYLSRIDRLEERFDALERHVFDHPDAKVAGTIFRLKRQVGRVRRIVADGRNVIGACAHEAFPYTDEREAVYFLDVYDHATRAVDTLDAIRDNLSGLLDLQTAQRSNRMNEVMKTLTVFSTLFLPLNFIVGLYGMNFQNMPELHWKYGYLYVWCLLISVGGAMMVYFKRRRWW is encoded by the coding sequence ATGCGGGTGCTGTTGTACCGGGAGGAGCAGGTCATCGATGTGCCGCCGCGGCTGCCGGCGAAGGGGGAGGTGGCCTGGATCCACCTGCGGCAGCCGAGCGATGACCAGGTGCAGCGCATCCTGGGCGATTTATTCGGATGCCACCCGTTGGTCATTGAGGACGTGCTGCACTTCGGGCAACGCCCCAAGCTGGATCACTACGCACACCTGCAGCGCCCGCAGGTGTTCATCATCTTCTTCGCGTTGGACGATCCGCTGGAGGCCAAGGAGTTCGGCCTTGTGATGGGGCAAAACTTTCTCATCACGGTCGATCGGGCGCCCGTATCGGAGCTGGACGAGGTCGAGCGGCGAGTGCGGGAGAACCCCGCCTCCATGGCCTCCGTCGGCCGCTTGTTGCATCAGATCTTCGACCTGTGCGTCGACCATTACTTGAGCCGTATCGACCGCCTCGAGGAGCGCTTCGACGCCCTCGAGCGGCATGTGTTCGATCACCCGGACGCCAAAGTGGCCGGGACCATCTTCCGGCTCAAGCGGCAGGTGGGGCGCGTGCGGCGCATCGTCGCCGACGGGCGCAACGTGATCGGCGCCTGCGCGCACGAGGCGTTCCCGTACACCGACGAGCGAGAGGCGGTATACTTCCTCGACGTGTACGATCACGCCACCCGCGCCGTCGACACCCTGGACGCCATCCGCGACAACCTGAGCGGCCTGTTGGACCTTCAGACCGCGCAGCGGTCCAACCGGATGAACGAGGTCATGAAGACCCTGACGGTCTTCAGCACCCTCTTTCTGCCGCTCAACTTCATCGTCGGGCTGTACGGGATGAATTTCCAAAACATGCCCGAACTGCATTGGAAATACGGCTACCTGTACGTCTGGTGCCTGCTGATCTCCGTCGGCGGGGCGATGATGGTGTACTTCAAGCGGCGCCGGTGGTGGTGA
- a CDS encoding class I SAM-dependent methyltransferase gives MKAHQISVTAIMTAFIRAYHSTNDDPVIFNDALAYALIPEERRHLIEQGLKSALQAHGGDASASLSSLLQTMGLPNVVSRSRYTEERLEAEIQKGVKQYVILGAGLDTFAFRHKHLLEEGQIEVFEVDQPSTQAFKRERLTDLGWDIPVGLHFVSTDFRQERVAEALARTSYNPRMKSLFSLLGVTMYLSPNDVYETFRSITQIAPAGSSVIFDYHTETDGNLHEIRKELQKMGESMSTTFDPARLAAELRKLGFDLLEDLSPAAIQERYFEGSAPVYHANENVHLAWAVIR, from the coding sequence TTGAAAGCACATCAGATCAGCGTGACTGCCATCATGACCGCCTTCATTCGTGCTTACCATTCTACGAACGACGATCCCGTAATCTTCAATGACGCTCTTGCATATGCGTTGATACCAGAAGAGAGACGCCATCTGATTGAACAGGGCCTGAAAAGTGCCCTGCAGGCTCATGGTGGTGATGCCAGCGCCAGTTTATCCAGTTTACTGCAAACCATGGGGCTCCCAAATGTCGTCAGTCGATCGCGATATACAGAAGAAAGGTTGGAGGCAGAGATCCAAAAGGGTGTGAAGCAATACGTCATTCTCGGCGCCGGGTTGGATACCTTTGCTTTTCGTCATAAACACCTTCTGGAGGAAGGGCAAATTGAGGTATTTGAGGTCGATCAGCCATCCACACAGGCATTCAAGCGCGAACGGCTGACGGATTTGGGCTGGGACATTCCTGTGGGTCTTCATTTTGTGTCCACGGATTTCAGACAAGAGCGTGTTGCAGAGGCACTTGCGAGAACGTCGTACAACCCCAGAATGAAGAGTCTCTTTAGTTTACTGGGTGTCACCATGTATCTCTCTCCGAATGATGTGTATGAAACATTCCGGTCGATCACTCAGATTGCTCCCGCGGGCAGTTCGGTGATATTTGACTATCATACTGAAACCGATGGAAATCTACATGAAATTCGAAAGGAATTGCAAAAGATGGGCGAGTCCATGAGTACAACCTTCGACCCAGCACGGCTAGCCGCGGAACTTCGGAAGTTAGGATTTGACCTGCTTGAAGATTTAAGCCCTGCAGCCATCCAAGAGCGATATTTCGAGGGGAGTGCACCCGTGTACCACGCCAATGAAAATGTCCACTTGGCATGGGCTGTAATTCGGTAG
- a CDS encoding LysE family translocator: protein MFELFVSGFLLSLSLCLDIGIVNVAVIKTGLEKGALPSFLMGLGSAFGDLVYATVSMMGMSALLRSTVVRWVLWLGGTVVLLYLSVHMVKETLRPHALAAVSGGRVSAWDAGEGAGDGLNRRTRPGRDVQSTADGVQSEPGPGGSRWKPLWMGFGLALSSPSAILWFAAVGGSVIAATGQHVHVRGLAAFFAGFFCAGVLWSAAVAYVAGRARHWLGPLAMRAISLVSALLMVYFAVRVFLQGWQTWVG, encoded by the coding sequence ATGTTTGAGTTGTTCGTGTCGGGGTTTCTGTTGTCCCTGTCCCTGTGCCTTGACATCGGCATCGTCAATGTGGCGGTGATCAAGACGGGGCTGGAAAAGGGAGCACTCCCGTCGTTCCTGATGGGGCTGGGCTCGGCGTTCGGTGACCTGGTGTACGCCACGGTGTCCATGATGGGTATGTCGGCGCTGCTGCGGTCGACCGTCGTCCGTTGGGTCCTCTGGCTGGGGGGAACGGTGGTGCTATTGTACCTGTCGGTCCACATGGTAAAGGAGACGCTGCGTCCACACGCCTTGGCGGCTGTCTCGGGCGGGCGAGTGAGCGCCTGGGACGCGGGGGAGGGGGCAGGCGACGGGTTGAACCGGCGCACGCGGCCAGGCCGGGACGTGCAGAGCACCGCAGACGGCGTTCAAAGTGAACCGGGCCCGGGGGGAAGCCGGTGGAAACCCCTGTGGATGGGTTTCGGGCTGGCGCTGTCCTCTCCGTCCGCGATCCTGTGGTTCGCCGCCGTCGGAGGCAGCGTGATTGCCGCCACAGGGCAGCACGTGCACGTGCGTGGCTTGGCCGCGTTCTTCGCTGGATTCTTCTGTGCCGGTGTGCTGTGGTCGGCGGCCGTGGCGTATGTCGCCGGACGGGCACGGCACTGGCTGGGGCCGCTCGCGATGCGAGCAATCTCCCTGGTCTCGGCGCTACTCATGGTCTATTTCGCCGTCCGGGTGTTCCTGCAGGGATGGCAGACCTGGGTGGGATGA
- the leuD gene encoding 3-isopropylmalate dehydratase small subunit yields MQPFVKLTGVAVPLDRVNVDTDQIIPKQFLKRVERTGFGQFLFYDWRFLADGSENPDFVLNDPRYRGASILVAGHNFGCGSSREHAAWSLLDYGFRVVIAPSFADIFYNNCFKNGILLVTLPEDAVRTLMDAAARGVAVTVDLERQVVETAEGVSWGFEIDPFRRKCLLEGLDDIGLTLQHEDAIASYEAKRKDDPLAVFAGR; encoded by the coding sequence ATGCAACCGTTTGTGAAACTGACCGGCGTGGCGGTGCCGCTGGATCGCGTCAATGTGGATACGGATCAGATCATCCCGAAGCAGTTCCTGAAACGGGTGGAGCGGACCGGCTTCGGCCAGTTCCTCTTCTACGACTGGCGCTTTTTGGCGGATGGCAGTGAGAACCCGGACTTCGTGCTGAATGACCCCCGCTATCGAGGGGCGTCCATCCTGGTGGCCGGGCACAACTTCGGCTGCGGATCTTCCCGGGAGCACGCCGCATGGTCGCTGCTCGACTACGGTTTTCGCGTGGTGATTGCGCCGTCGTTCGCCGATATCTTCTACAACAACTGCTTCAAAAACGGCATCCTGCTGGTGACGCTGCCGGAGGATGCGGTGCGGACATTGATGGACGCGGCCGCGCGGGGCGTCGCCGTGACCGTGGACCTGGAGCGGCAGGTGGTGGAGACGGCGGAAGGCGTGTCGTGGGGCTTCGAGATCGATCCGTTCCGGCGCAAATGCCTGCTTGAGGGACTCGACGACATCGGCCTCACGCTGCAGCACGAGGACGCCATCGCGTCGTACGAGGCCAAGCGGAAAGACGATCCGCTGGCGGTGTTCGCCGGAAGGTGA
- the leuC gene encoding 3-isopropylmalate dehydratase large subunit yields the protein MAPKTLLDKIWEAHEVVSQGEGKPSLLYIDLHLVHEVTSPQAFDGLRAAGRRVRRPDLTFATMDHNIPTDVPSVIRDPIARKQVEVLAKNCAEFGIHLAGIESPDQGIVHVIGPELGLTQPGKTIVCGDSHTSTHGAFGALAFGIGTSEVEHVLATQCLWQQKPKVLKLELTGRRPAGVTAKDIILGVIAKHGVGFGTGHVIEVCGAVVATMSMEERMTVCNMAIEAGARAGLVAPDETTFAYLRGRPFAPQGEAFERAVAVWRTLRADEGAVYDKTITFDVSDLEPQVTWGTNPGMCTGIKGVVPDPAQARSDAERRAMERALEYMGLTPGTRMEEIPIQHVFIGSCTNARIEDLRQAAAVAKGRKVHPGVRALVVPGSKRVKQQAEAEGLDRVFKEAGFEWREPGCSMCLGMNPDIVPPGERCASTSNRNFEGRQGRGARTHLVSPAMAAAAAIAGHFVDVREWLGEAEAAATGGR from the coding sequence ATGGCACCGAAGACGTTGTTGGACAAGATTTGGGAAGCGCATGAGGTGGTGTCGCAGGGCGAGGGCAAGCCGAGCCTGCTGTACATCGACCTGCATCTGGTGCACGAGGTGACGTCGCCGCAGGCGTTCGACGGCCTGCGCGCGGCTGGGCGCCGGGTGCGGCGGCCGGATCTGACGTTCGCCACGATGGACCACAACATTCCGACGGACGTCCCGTCGGTGATCCGCGATCCGATCGCCCGCAAGCAGGTCGAGGTGCTGGCGAAGAACTGCGCCGAGTTCGGCATCCACCTGGCGGGCATCGAGAGCCCGGATCAGGGCATCGTGCACGTGATCGGCCCCGAGCTGGGCCTGACCCAGCCGGGCAAGACCATCGTCTGCGGGGACAGCCACACGTCCACCCACGGAGCGTTCGGCGCGCTGGCCTTCGGCATCGGCACCAGCGAGGTAGAGCACGTGCTGGCGACGCAGTGCCTGTGGCAGCAGAAGCCGAAGGTGCTGAAGCTGGAGCTGACAGGACGGCGTCCCGCGGGTGTGACGGCGAAGGACATCATCCTCGGCGTGATCGCGAAGCATGGCGTGGGTTTCGGAACGGGCCACGTGATCGAGGTGTGCGGCGCGGTCGTCGCCACGATGTCGATGGAGGAGCGGATGACCGTCTGCAACATGGCCATCGAGGCGGGGGCCCGGGCCGGTTTGGTGGCGCCCGACGAGACCACCTTCGCCTACCTGCGCGGGCGCCCGTTTGCGCCGCAAGGGGAGGCGTTCGAACGCGCGGTCGCGGTCTGGCGCACCCTGCGCGCGGACGAGGGCGCCGTGTACGACAAGACCATCACCTTTGACGTGAGCGACCTCGAACCCCAGGTGACCTGGGGCACCAACCCAGGGATGTGCACGGGCATCAAAGGCGTCGTGCCGGACCCGGCACAGGCGAGGTCGGACGCCGAGCGCCGCGCGATGGAGCGGGCGCTCGAGTACATGGGGCTGACGCCGGGCACCCGGATGGAGGAGATCCCGATTCAGCACGTGTTCATCGGCTCCTGCACCAACGCGCGCATTGAGGACCTGCGACAGGCGGCGGCGGTGGCCAAGGGCCGCAAGGTGCATCCGGGCGTGCGGGCGCTGGTGGTGCCGGGATCGAAACGGGTGAAGCAGCAGGCGGAGGCCGAGGGCCTGGACCGGGTGTTCAAAGAGGCGGGCTTCGAGTGGCGGGAGCCGGGTTGCAGCATGTGCCTCGGCATGAACCCGGACATCGTGCCACCGGGCGAGCGGTGCGCGTCCACCTCGAACCGCAATTTCGAAGGCCGTCAAGGCCGGGGCGCGCGCACGCACCTGGTCAGCCCGGCGATGGCGGCGGCCGCCGCGATTGCGGGGCACTTCGTCGACGTGCGGGAGTGGCTGGGCGAAGCCGAGGCAGCCGCGACGGGAGGGCGATGA
- the leuB gene encoding 3-isopropylmalate dehydrogenase: MEKTIVVLPGDGIGPEVTREAVRLLETVGERFGHTFHFEYAKLGGVAIDETGTPLPDETLQACLKSDAVLLGAVGGPKWDRLPGPKRPEAGLLALRKALGVFANLRPITVYPPLAGASTLKPEVVDGVDFIIVRELTGGLYFGPKERRQGDHGLEVSDTLLYSEQEIERILRLAFELARQRRGRLTSVDKANVLESSRVWREIAERLAPEYPDVQLTHLLVDNAAMQLVKDPRQFDVIVTENMFGDILSDEAAMITGSIGLLPSASLGSGGPGLYEPIHGSAPDIAGKGLANPLATFASVAMMLDYGFGLGAEAEAVRQAIAKTLAEGWRTADIAAGGPALSTEQMGERVRNALR; the protein is encoded by the coding sequence ATGGAAAAGACCATCGTGGTGCTGCCGGGGGACGGCATCGGGCCGGAGGTCACCCGGGAGGCGGTCCGCCTCCTGGAGACGGTCGGCGAGCGCTTCGGCCACACGTTTCACTTTGAGTACGCGAAACTCGGCGGCGTCGCCATCGACGAGACCGGCACGCCCCTGCCGGACGAGACGCTGCAGGCGTGCCTGAAGAGCGACGCGGTGTTGCTCGGCGCGGTGGGCGGGCCCAAGTGGGACCGCCTGCCGGGGCCGAAGCGGCCGGAGGCCGGGCTGCTGGCTCTGCGGAAGGCGTTGGGCGTGTTCGCGAACCTGCGGCCCATCACCGTGTATCCGCCGCTGGCCGGTGCTTCGACCCTGAAGCCGGAGGTCGTCGACGGGGTGGACTTCATCATCGTCCGCGAACTGACCGGCGGCCTGTACTTCGGGCCGAAGGAGCGGCGGCAGGGAGACCATGGCCTCGAGGTGTCCGACACCCTGCTGTACAGTGAACAGGAGATCGAGCGCATCCTGCGCCTCGCATTCGAGCTGGCGCGGCAGCGGCGCGGGCGTCTGACGTCGGTGGACAAGGCCAACGTGCTCGAGTCGAGCCGGGTGTGGCGGGAGATCGCAGAACGCCTGGCGCCGGAGTACCCGGACGTCCAACTGACCCACCTGTTGGTGGACAACGCGGCCATGCAGTTGGTGAAGGACCCTCGCCAGTTCGACGTGATCGTCACGGAGAACATGTTCGGCGACATCCTCAGCGACGAGGCGGCGATGATCACGGGCTCCATCGGCCTGTTGCCCTCGGCGAGCCTCGGTTCCGGCGGGCCGGGATTGTACGAGCCCATCCACGGTTCGGCCCCGGACATCGCAGGTAAGGGGTTGGCGAATCCGCTGGCCACCTTCGCTTCGGTCGCGATGATGCTCGATTACGGTTTCGGGCTTGGGGCGGAGGCTGAGGCAGTGCGTCAGGCCATCGCGAAGACGCTGGCGGAGGGTTGGCGCACGGCCGACATCGCGGCCGGCGGACCGGCGCTGTCGACGGAGCAGATGGGCGAGAGGGTTCGTAACGCACTGCGGTGA